The stretch of DNA GAAAGAGGGTTGCTTCGCTGCAATAGGAGGGACACAGCATGAGCGATGAACAAGCTAACCAGATTCGCAAAGGACGTCATCTGGAGACCGTCAGCCTGATCTACAACCTGCTGGAAGTCGGCGTTTCCTTGGCCGCTGGTTTTGCAACCGGCAGTTCGGCTCTGATTAGTTGGGGGATCGACAGCATTGTGGAGAGCAATTCAGCGGCTTTCATGATATGGCGGCTTCACGGTGAAGAGAAGGGCATCGGCCAACGCAATGTTCTGAAACGGAAGAAGATTGCGCTGAGCGTTCTGTCGGTTGCGTTCGCCATCGCTGTGCTGTTCATACTTTACGAATCAATCAGCAAGGTTGTCAGTGGTGAGACATCATCTATTTCTTGGTGGGGAATTGGAATTCTGATGGTGTCTTTGGTCGTTAATCCGATCCTGGCATGGGGAAAATACCGGTTCGGGATGGAGACAGATTCGCCGTCACTGAAGTACGACGCTATCGACACGATGATCTGTGAGTATCAAACGATCGTGGTGTTGCTAGGAATCGGACTAGTGCATTGGCAAGGGTGGTGGTGGGCCGACCCTGTTGCGGCCCTGCTGATAGTTCCCTACGTCGCCTGGGAAGCCTTTCATGCTGGGCGCGATGCCTGGAACGTACACCCGGAGGATGCGGCTGTAGGCAACGATGCTTCGGCTTGATTCCTCGTCAAAGAATGCGGTGCTGGAACTCAAGCCGAGAAGGCAGCCAAATCCCTGAGAAGTAAAGGCGACCTATGAACAAGACGAAGATTTCACTCAGCTTGCTCCTGCCCGGCGTGCCGGACGTCCGTGATGAGTGCGTCCGGCGAATCGCTGAACAACTCAAGATAAGAGGCGGTATCAGTGACGCGCATGGCATTGAGGCCGATGAGAGTCGAGCGGATCAGTTGTGCATCCATTTTGATCCATCTGTCATTTCGCTCTCCGATGTTCGTGAAGTGGCGCAGCGAGCGGGTGCGCGACTCGACGACTGCTATGGACACCTTGTCACGCGAATCGGATCGATGCATGCACGCAGAGCTTCTGCAATAGAAGCTAGGCTATCGCGTATCGATGGGGTCGTTGAAGCCGTCGTCTCGCCCGATGGCACGATGCGTGTGGAATTCGATCGCCAAATTACCAACGAGGAAAAGATAGATTCCACGCTTGGTGAGTGGTCAAAGAAGGCAGTGCGGAAGGACGAAGATCATGCCGGTCACCAGCATGACGATGAAGGCCACGAGGGTGCTCATGATAGTTCCGGGCATGACCACGCCCACGGTGGAATTTTTGGCCCTCGAAGCGAACTGATCTTTGCCGTCCTGTGTGGAGCCTTTTTGCTCGTTGGATGGCTGCTTGAGACATTTACGGAGATGTCAGGATGGGTTCCGCTGGCGTGCTTCATTGCGGCCTATTATTTCGGGGGCTACTACACCGTCACCGAAGCCGTCGAGAAGATTCGGGCAAGCAAGTTCGAGATCGACTTCTTGATGATCGTCGCCGCTGTCGGCGCGGCGGCTCTGGGGGCCTGGGCCGAGGGCGCGCTACTGCTGTTCTTGTTCAGCATTGGGCACGCCTTGGAAGGCTATGCGATGGGGCGCGCCAAGCGGGCCATCGAAGCCCTCTCAGAACTGGCGCCGCGAACGGCTCGCGTGCGCCGCGACGGCGCTGAAGCCGAAGTCGCTGTCGAACAACTGGTCGTCGGTGACGTTGTTATCGTAAAGCCGGACGAGCGGATACCGGCGGACGGCTTTGTGATCGAAGGAGAGTCGAGCGTCGACCAGGCGCCAATTACTGGCGAGAGCGTTCCTGTCGACAAGCAGCCCGTCACCGATCTCGAAGCGGCAGCGGCAGACCCGGAGTCGATTGCAGCGGAGAGTCGGGTATTTGCTGGCACGATCAACCAGGCCGGGGCTATCGAGATTCAGGTCACCAAGACGGCGGCAGAGAATACGCTTGCTCGCGTCGTCACTATGGTCAGCGAAGCGGAAACCCGCGTCTCGCCAACACAGCAGTTCACGAAGCGATTCGAACGGTACTTCGTGCCGTCCGTGATCGCGACGGTTGTGTTGCTGCTGTTCGCGCCGTTGGTGATTGACGAGACACTCTCCGAATCCTTCTACCGGGCCATGGCGGTTCTGGTTGCTGCGAGTCCTTGTGCTCTGGCGATCGCGACCCCCAGTGCGGTGCTCAGCGGAGTTGCTCGTGCGGCCCGCGGGGGCGTGCTCGTCAAAGGGGGTGGACCGCTAGAGCGTCTTGGCCAACTCGATGCTGTCGCGTTCGATAAGACGGGCACTCTGACTGAGGGCGAACCACGGGTTACCGACGTTCGTGCAGCAGAAGGTTTCGAGGAATCTGAGCTGCTTCGCATCGCGATTGCAGTTGAAGACCTCAGTAAGCATCCCCTGGCCAAAGCCGTGGTGCGTGACGGACGAGATAAACTGACTGAGGGAATGGAAGTACCCCAGGCAATGAACCTCAAAAGCATCACGGGCCGAGGTATCCAAGCCGAAGTGGAGGGTCAGTTGGCTCACATCGGCAAAGATGATCTGTTTGGCGAAGTCGAAGGCCCGCCGCTGCCGGACGCGATTCGCGAATTGGTCGAGTCACTAGAGCGTGAAGGTCGCACGACTATGATCGTTCGCCACGCCGACCGCTACCTTGGCGTCATAGGACTGATGGACACACCGCGTGAAGCGGCCAAGCGGACGATTGCCCGACTGAGAAAACTCGGCATCAAGCGGATGATCATGATTTCCGGTGACAATCAGCAAGTTGCGGATGCGGTGGCCAAAGCCGTCGGACTCGACGAAGCGCGTGGCGACCTGATGCCCGAAGATAAAGTAGCTGAAATCAAGAAGCTGAACAGTGAAGCTGGCGTAGCAATGGTAGGCGACGGCGTCAACGACGCCCCCGCGATGGCCTCGGCTTCAGTCGGCATCGCGATGGGGGCCGCCGGAAGCGACGTGGCTTTGGAAACCGCCGACGTGGCCTTGATGGCCGATAACCTCGACCACCTGCCACTGGCAATCGGGCTGAGCCGCGCGACACGCAGCATCATCCGCCAAAACCTCTGGATGAGTCTGGGGATGGTCGCGTTTCTCGTACCGGCGACCATCTTTGGTCTCAGCATCGGCCCGGCAGTCGCACTTCATGAAGGCAGCACGCTGGTCGTGGTCTTCAATGCACTTCGATTACTGGCCTACAGCCCCTAAAACTAGTAGGAGAACTAGCCGTGGAACTCAGGCATATTCTCCTCGGCTTGCTCGAAGGCGTCGTCTGGCACTTGTTCATCAATTACCTTCTCGACACCATTTGCAAGTCAGACCGCAATCTATGGATCGCTTCTGCTGTACTCGTCGGCCACTTCAATCCTGGGTTGGCCATACTGCGAAAATCCAGCTTAAGAGAGGTATGCCGAGAGTGACGAAGGCGTTGAGGAACTAGGTGCGGAGGGCGATTTCGGTCTTTTGACTGGGTGGTTCGCGGTTCTTGAGACGGGTGCCGAAGGTCATCTTCAAGCGGCTCATGGCGGTTTCGGCCAGACTGTGTCGGTGGTAGCCGATTTCTTCCTTCCATACCGGCTTGCCGTCACGGCGGATCTGCCGGAGAAACTCGTCTCGCTCCAGCGGTTAAACCTTCGAGTTGCCGTGTAGACGGCTCTTCGCGTTGCCGCGTAGCGGGATGATCTGGCACATCTTCTCTTCTTCCAAGTGATCGCGAACGCCGCACGTGTCGTACGGCCCGTCGCCGTAGAACGCTTCGACTTCTTGCTTGACTTGCTCCCAGAGTGGCTTCACTTGCATGGCGTCGTGCGTCCGCGATACTGTGCCGTGCGCGTTGAATCGCATTCAACTTGGACGAGAAGGCGTCGTAGGCAAGGAGCATGATGGGCATCTGAGAGCCACCTACCGCGGATTCGCATCCAACCGGTCGCACTAGCAGCGCACTCACGCCCGCAATCCACGCCTTAGCGGTTGGTCAGCGATCTGCGACCCGTTGCAAACGTTTTTGAGCCACGGCCCCTCTGCGCCATTTGGAAATCCCCAGTTTTTCATCGGCTCGCGTGAAGAAGCCAGGGCAGCTTTGCATCCAAACAAGTAGTCTGTGACCATGCCTACCAACAACACAGCGATTTCTGATCGACCACGGCAGAGCGTGTGAGAATCACACGTGGGTAGTCGCCGCCCCACTCAGATGCGATTTGCTGCAGAGCGCCAAGTGCTAACTCGCAAGTTATTCCGAATTCCCTACCTATTTGCCCAACGGGTGATTCCAATGGAGGCGGTGCGTGTGTTGGTACTAGACGTAGATACGCAAGATACTACGCGAAGCATGGATACTCACTCAATTCGT from Botrimarina mediterranea encodes:
- a CDS encoding transposase; its protein translation is MRFNAHGTVSRTHDAMQVKPLWEQVKQEVEAFYGDGPYDTCGVRDHLEEEKMCQIIPLRGNAKSRLHGNSKV
- a CDS encoding heavy metal translocating P-type ATPase, producing the protein MNKTKISLSLLLPGVPDVRDECVRRIAEQLKIRGGISDAHGIEADESRADQLCIHFDPSVISLSDVREVAQRAGARLDDCYGHLVTRIGSMHARRASAIEARLSRIDGVVEAVVSPDGTMRVEFDRQITNEEKIDSTLGEWSKKAVRKDEDHAGHQHDDEGHEGAHDSSGHDHAHGGIFGPRSELIFAVLCGAFLLVGWLLETFTEMSGWVPLACFIAAYYFGGYYTVTEAVEKIRASKFEIDFLMIVAAVGAAALGAWAEGALLLFLFSIGHALEGYAMGRAKRAIEALSELAPRTARVRRDGAEAEVAVEQLVVGDVVIVKPDERIPADGFVIEGESSVDQAPITGESVPVDKQPVTDLEAAAADPESIAAESRVFAGTINQAGAIEIQVTKTAAENTLARVVTMVSEAETRVSPTQQFTKRFERYFVPSVIATVVLLLFAPLVIDETLSESFYRAMAVLVAASPCALAIATPSAVLSGVARAARGGVLVKGGGPLERLGQLDAVAFDKTGTLTEGEPRVTDVRAAEGFEESELLRIAIAVEDLSKHPLAKAVVRDGRDKLTEGMEVPQAMNLKSITGRGIQAEVEGQLAHIGKDDLFGEVEGPPLPDAIRELVESLEREGRTTMIVRHADRYLGVIGLMDTPREAAKRTIARLRKLGIKRMIMISGDNQQVADAVAKAVGLDEARGDLMPEDKVAEIKKLNSEAGVAMVGDGVNDAPAMASASVGIAMGAAGSDVALETADVALMADNLDHLPLAIGLSRATRSIIRQNLWMSLGMVAFLVPATIFGLSIGPAVALHEGSTLVVVFNALRLLAYSP
- a CDS encoding cation diffusion facilitator family transporter produces the protein MSDEQANQIRKGRHLETVSLIYNLLEVGVSLAAGFATGSSALISWGIDSIVESNSAAFMIWRLHGEEKGIGQRNVLKRKKIALSVLSVAFAIAVLFILYESISKVVSGETSSISWWGIGILMVSLVVNPILAWGKYRFGMETDSPSLKYDAIDTMICEYQTIVVLLGIGLVHWQGWWWADPVAALLIVPYVAWEAFHAGRDAWNVHPEDAAVGNDASA